A single region of the Rhizobium sp. NLR16a genome encodes:
- a CDS encoding thioesterase family protein produces the protein MSESKRPGVTEIRVPFRDVDMNGKMFLASYISYAESVIASFWSARPDVDDEPLYSASKISCMLHRPLHHDEPAIFTAAIDKIGVRSIGFLVSIDTGEERAAEVEIIWQARNREDEQPASLPEETRDWLYGFLD, from the coding sequence ATGAGTGAGTCAAAGCGTCCTGGGGTGACGGAAATACGCGTGCCGTTTCGCGATGTCGATATGAACGGCAAGATGTTCCTGGCCTCCTATATTTCTTACGCTGAATCCGTTATTGCGAGCTTCTGGTCGGCACGGCCCGATGTAGACGACGAACCGCTCTATAGCGCCAGCAAGATCTCCTGCATGCTTCACCGCCCGCTGCACCATGACGAGCCGGCAATCTTCACCGCCGCCATCGACAAGATCGGCGTGCGTTCCATCGGCTTCCTCGTTTCGATCGACACCGGCGAGGAGCGCGCCGCCGAAGTCGAGATCATCTGGCAGGCCCGCAACAGAGAGGACGAGCAGCCGGCCTCCCTGCCGGAGGAAACGCGCGACTGGCTGTATGGGTTTTTGGATTAG
- a CDS encoding histone deacetylase family protein, translated as MSTRLYEHPIFLEHVTPAGHPERSDRIRAINVALEHPNFERLERRQAPEASEDAVLLAHPEEHLAAVMREIPEEEDRINQLEADTYASVKSLQAALTGIGGAMAAVDDVFSGQADNVFVAARPPGHHAEKMTAMGFCFFNNAAIAARHAQKRHGAERVAIVDWDVHHGNGTQDIFWDDPSVLFCSTHQMPLYPGTGAKEEKGKHNTIVNAPLSPNVGSDHFREAFKSRVLPALDDFRPDLIIISAGFDAHHRDPLAQINLTGEDFDWATGRVLELADRHAKNRVVSLLEGGYDLEGLAESAGMHILRMMKG; from the coding sequence ATGAGCACCCGTCTTTATGAACACCCGATCTTCCTCGAACATGTGACGCCCGCCGGCCATCCGGAGCGATCGGACCGGATCCGCGCCATCAATGTCGCGCTGGAACATCCGAATTTCGAACGGCTGGAGCGCCGGCAGGCGCCTGAGGCGAGCGAGGATGCGGTGCTGCTGGCGCATCCGGAGGAGCATCTTGCCGCCGTGATGCGGGAAATCCCCGAGGAAGAGGATCGGATCAACCAGCTCGAAGCCGATACTTATGCCAGCGTCAAGAGCCTGCAGGCGGCGCTGACCGGGATCGGCGGGGCGATGGCGGCGGTGGACGATGTCTTTTCCGGCCAGGCCGACAATGTCTTCGTCGCCGCGCGTCCGCCCGGCCATCACGCCGAGAAGATGACGGCGATGGGCTTCTGCTTCTTCAACAATGCGGCGATCGCCGCCCGTCATGCGCAGAAGAGGCATGGCGCCGAGCGCGTCGCCATCGTCGATTGGGACGTGCACCACGGCAACGGCACGCAGGACATCTTCTGGGACGATCCCTCGGTGCTGTTCTGTTCGACGCATCAGATGCCGCTCTATCCCGGCACCGGCGCCAAGGAGGAAAAGGGCAAGCACAATACCATCGTCAATGCGCCGCTTTCGCCGAATGTCGGCAGCGACCATTTCCGCGAGGCGTTCAAATCGCGCGTGCTGCCGGCGCTCGACGATTTTCGGCCGGATCTGATCATCATCTCCGCCGGCTTCGACGCGCATCACCGCGACCCGCTGGCGCAGATCAATCTGACGGGCGAGGATTTCGACTGGGCGACCGGCAGAGTGCTGGAACTGGCCGACCGGCACGCGAAGAACCGGGTCGTCAGCCTGCTCGAAGGCGGCTATGATCTCGAGGGGCTGGCCGAATCGGCGGGCATGCATATTCTGAGAATGATGAAGGGTTGA
- a CDS encoding exodeoxyribonuclease VII small subunit: MTDSAKPEVSGLSFEKAVAELESIVARLERGDVALDESIEIYERGEALKKHCETLLSAAENRIEKIRLDRAGRPQGVEPLDGA; the protein is encoded by the coding sequence ATGACTGACAGCGCAAAGCCGGAAGTGTCCGGCCTTTCCTTCGAGAAGGCGGTCGCAGAACTCGAAAGCATCGTCGCCCGGCTGGAACGCGGCGACGTGGCGCTGGATGAATCGATCGAGATCTATGAGCGCGGCGAAGCGCTGAAGAAACATTGCGAGACGCTGCTTTCGGCGGCCGAAAACCGCATCGAGAAGATCAGGCTCGACCGCGCCGGTAGGCCACAGGGTGTCGAGCCGCTCGACGGGGCCTGA
- a CDS encoding SDR family oxidoreductase, translated as MTDRLKGKVAIISGGATGMGGAASKLFAAEGARVAIIDRNGQAAAETVKQIRDAGGEADHWTADVSDEAAVNAAVAGVEDRYGAVTVLFNHAGTIVIKPFLETTLQEWDWLHAVNVRSMFLMTKAVLPKMIAAGGGSIVCTSSISAVAATPMEVLYDTTKGAVHMFARAIAVEFRDRNIRCNAVCPGFIRTPHGLREVADLQALGVDVSDAAIAAQQGRIGEPEDVARAALYLASDESSFVNGAHLFVDNGFTAI; from the coding sequence ATGACGGACAGATTGAAGGGCAAGGTCGCCATAATCTCGGGCGGCGCGACCGGCATGGGCGGTGCTGCCTCGAAGCTTTTTGCAGCCGAGGGCGCGCGGGTGGCGATCATCGACCGGAACGGCCAGGCAGCGGCCGAGACCGTGAAGCAGATCCGTGATGCCGGCGGCGAGGCCGATCACTGGACGGCCGATGTCTCCGACGAAGCAGCCGTCAATGCCGCCGTTGCGGGCGTCGAGGACCGTTACGGTGCAGTGACCGTGCTCTTCAACCATGCCGGCACCATCGTCATCAAACCCTTCCTGGAAACGACGCTTCAGGAATGGGACTGGCTGCACGCCGTCAATGTGCGCTCGATGTTCCTGATGACCAAGGCCGTACTGCCGAAGATGATTGCCGCCGGCGGCGGATCGATCGTCTGCACCTCGTCGATCTCGGCGGTCGCCGCCACCCCGATGGAAGTGCTGTACGACACCACCAAGGGCGCGGTGCACATGTTCGCCCGCGCCATCGCCGTCGAGTTCCGCGACCGAAACATCCGCTGCAACGCCGTCTGCCCCGGTTTCATCCGCACGCCGCACGGGCTGCGCGAGGTCGCCGACCTGCAGGCGCTCGGCGTCGATGTTTCGGATGCCGCCATTGCCGCGCAGCAGGGACGGATCGGCGAACCGGAAGACGTGGCGCGCGCCGCCCTTTATCTCGCCAGCGATGAATCGAGCTTCGTCAATGGCGCTCATCTCTTCGTCGATAACGGCTTCACCGCGATCTGA
- a CDS encoding pirin family protein, whose product MSFFPGKDPLPGDAFACDAIENLIIPRTSDIGGFQVRRALPTRQRRLVGPFIFFDRMGPAILKPNEALDVKPHPHIGLSTVTYLFDGEIRHRDSLGTEKVIRPGDINLMTAGRGIVHSERTPDNLRGHPLLMSGLQTWLALPDDKEEIDPSFAHTEKTDMPLIETSGVRGRVVIGSFEGMRSPVGTFSDTLYVDLNLQPGVRFPFGAGHEERAVYVLSGEVVIAGDRFVADQLLVFRPGDPITLEAGGDGCHLMLFGGAALNSKRYIWWNFVSSSKERIEKAKEEWRTGRFDIVPGDEEEFVPLPEG is encoded by the coding sequence ATGTCCTTCTTTCCCGGTAAAGATCCCCTGCCCGGCGATGCCTTCGCCTGCGATGCGATCGAGAACCTGATCATTCCGCGCACGAGCGACATCGGCGGCTTCCAGGTGCGGCGCGCACTGCCGACGCGGCAGCGGCGGCTCGTCGGGCCGTTCATCTTCTTCGACCGCATGGGACCGGCGATCCTGAAGCCCAATGAGGCGCTCGACGTCAAGCCGCATCCGCATATCGGCCTGTCGACCGTTACCTACCTCTTCGACGGCGAGATCCGCCATCGCGACAGCCTCGGCACCGAAAAGGTCATCCGTCCCGGCGACATCAACCTGATGACGGCCGGCCGCGGCATCGTCCATTCCGAGCGCACGCCGGACAATCTGCGCGGCCACCCGTTGCTGATGTCCGGGCTGCAGACATGGCTCGCGTTGCCCGACGACAAGGAGGAGATCGATCCTTCCTTCGCCCATACGGAAAAGACCGACATGCCGCTGATCGAAACATCAGGGGTGCGCGGCCGGGTCGTCATCGGTTCGTTCGAAGGCATGAGATCACCGGTCGGCACGTTCTCCGACACGCTCTATGTCGATCTCAACCTGCAGCCGGGCGTCCGCTTTCCCTTCGGCGCCGGCCATGAGGAGCGCGCCGTCTACGTGCTGTCGGGCGAGGTGGTCATCGCAGGCGATCGCTTCGTCGCCGATCAGTTGCTGGTCTTCCGGCCCGGCGATCCGATCACGCTGGAAGCCGGCGGCGACGGCTGTCATCTAATGCTCTTCGGCGGCGCGGCGCTGAATTCGAAACGCTATATCTGGTGGAATTTCGTCTCCTCCTCGAAGGAACGGATCGAAAAGGCCAAGGAGGAATGGCGCACTGGCCGCTTCGATATCGTGCCGGGTGACGAAGAGGAATTCGTGCCTCTGCCGGAGGGGTGA
- a CDS encoding phospholipase D-like domain-containing protein yields the protein MGTIVAAHAYVNNEVAYVAWEIDDKIDGCLGFEVVRVYLDEQGNVAKRADGSEDRVTCAAWVAFKGQRNPHWLPQTTSLWPVQKLSWRDLTLRKRRNEMRRRPDEVRVRYEIRPLGDLKPGLQAAPDPTPEIVQINKRDEKGRPIRKPDGTFEKISVKAYEGPPRPLGYLGPAVASNRVHVTRKRGQFESTFTNGILAAQWLRNVLLEDGVKKPNELIDMISDPANGIRKYLAGDVIPMLREFMNAPGRFLIALYELEDKELLELLLANKDRLRIILANTGKVSDDWDVRNHEARKALIEAGVEIHHRMFNNSSQIGHNKFVVHIAPDGTRSVFTGSTNWTATGLAGQSNNALIVRNDAVAAAYVAYWERMLEDNATLEAPVEFDDGMPDNQQSKEFRRSNETPSIVPTGNGTSVEAWFSPNMQSRRKGKDTPPDLREVYRLMRRAEHAVLFLAFYPGQSGKDCIVGEAIDIGLKDQKLIVTGAVSSPQAMPNYVPSKKNDPDDEDDDVDATSPHKFDEANVSIVRASRIDDRQLLADFGAEELTAKKVGAIIHDKVLVIDPLSDECVVVLGSHNLGFKASYANDENMLIVKGDRALAEAYAVHILDVYDHYRFRAVEAELKRQGKKGWSGFLNVDDSWQDGYVNRTKGALTRYFAAG from the coding sequence ATGGGAACGATTGTTGCAGCGCATGCCTATGTGAACAACGAGGTCGCCTATGTGGCCTGGGAGATAGACGACAAGATCGACGGATGCCTCGGCTTCGAAGTCGTCCGCGTGTATCTCGACGAGCAGGGAAACGTCGCGAAAAGAGCCGATGGCAGCGAGGACCGGGTGACCTGCGCCGCCTGGGTAGCCTTCAAGGGACAGCGCAATCCGCATTGGCTGCCGCAAACGACCTCGCTCTGGCCGGTGCAGAAGCTCTCCTGGCGCGATCTGACGCTGCGCAAGCGGCGCAACGAGATGAGACGACGGCCGGACGAGGTCCGCGTGCGTTACGAGATCCGTCCACTTGGCGACCTGAAGCCGGGCCTGCAGGCCGCGCCCGATCCGACACCTGAGATCGTCCAAATCAACAAGCGGGACGAAAAGGGCAGGCCGATCAGGAAGCCTGACGGCACCTTCGAGAAAATCTCAGTCAAGGCCTATGAAGGGCCGCCGCGGCCGCTCGGTTATCTCGGGCCGGCCGTCGCCTCCAATCGGGTTCATGTGACGCGCAAGCGCGGCCAGTTCGAATCGACCTTCACCAACGGTATCCTGGCTGCCCAGTGGCTGCGAAACGTCCTGCTGGAAGACGGTGTGAAGAAGCCGAACGAGCTGATCGACATGATTTCCGATCCGGCGAACGGCATCCGCAAATATCTGGCCGGCGATGTCATTCCGATGCTCAGGGAGTTCATGAATGCGCCTGGACGCTTTCTGATCGCCCTCTATGAGTTGGAGGACAAGGAACTGCTCGAGCTTCTGCTGGCCAACAAGGACAGGTTACGCATCATTCTCGCCAACACCGGCAAGGTTAGCGACGATTGGGATGTGCGCAATCATGAGGCGCGCAAGGCGCTGATTGAGGCCGGCGTCGAGATTCACCACCGGATGTTCAACAATTCGAGCCAGATCGGCCACAACAAATTCGTGGTGCACATAGCGCCCGACGGGACGCGCAGCGTGTTCACCGGCAGCACCAACTGGACGGCCACGGGACTTGCCGGCCAGTCCAACAACGCCTTGATCGTCCGCAACGATGCGGTCGCCGCGGCCTATGTTGCCTATTGGGAGCGGATGCTGGAAGATAATGCGACGCTGGAAGCTCCCGTCGAATTCGACGACGGCATGCCCGACAACCAGCAGAGCAAGGAATTCCGACGCTCGAATGAAACACCTTCCATCGTCCCGACCGGCAACGGCACTTCGGTCGAAGCATGGTTTTCGCCGAACATGCAGAGCCGAAGGAAGGGCAAGGATACACCGCCCGACCTTCGCGAGGTCTACCGGCTGATGCGCCGCGCCGAGCATGCGGTGCTGTTTCTGGCCTTCTATCCCGGACAGTCCGGCAAGGATTGCATCGTCGGCGAGGCGATCGACATCGGCCTCAAGGACCAGAAGCTGATCGTCACCGGCGCCGTTTCCAGCCCCCAGGCCATGCCCAACTATGTCCCCAGCAAAAAGAACGATCCCGACGACGAGGACGACGATGTCGACGCCACCTCGCCGCATAAGTTCGACGAGGCCAACGTCTCGATCGTCCGGGCCTCGCGCATCGACGACCGGCAACTGCTGGCGGATTTCGGCGCGGAGGAACTGACGGCCAAGAAGGTCGGCGCCATCATTCACGACAAGGTGCTGGTGATCGATCCCTTATCGGATGAGTGCGTCGTCGTCCTCGGCAGCCATAACCTCGGTTTCAAGGCCTCCTACGCCAATGATGAGAACATGCTGATCGTCAAAGGCGACCGCGCCCTTGCCGAGGCCTATGCGGTGCATATCCTCGATGTCTACGACCACTACCGCTTCCGTGCGGTCGAGGCGGAACTGAAGCGCCAGGGCAAGAAGGGCTGGTCGGGCTTCCTCAACGTCGACGACAGTTGGCAGGACGGCTACGTCAATCGCACGAAGGGGGCGCTGACGCGCTATTTCGCGGCGGGTTGA
- the dxs gene encoding 1-deoxy-D-xylulose-5-phosphate synthase → MTQLPKTPLLDQVVYPADLRKLEDRDLPQLAREVRDEMIDAVSRTGGHLGAGLGVVELTIAIHSVFDTPNDRLIFDVGHQCYPHKILTGRRDRIRTLRQENGLSGFTRRAESEYDPFGAAHSSTSISAGLGMAIAADLDKTDRRVIAVIGDGAMSAGMAYEALNNAGALDARLIVILNDNDMSIAPPTGAMSAYLARLASGRTYMGFRDFGKKLTAYLGKNIDRAITRAVEHARGYVTGGTMFEEMGFYHIGPIDGHSFDHLLPVLRNVRDNGRGPVLIHVVTQKGKGYPPAEAAADKYHGVNKFDVITGAQARVKPNAPSYTSVFAEALVQEAALDDKIVGITAAMPNGTGLDKLAEAFPSRCFDVGIAEQHAVTFAAGLAAEGYKPFAALYSTFLQRAYDQVVHDVAIQGLPVRFPIDRAGFVGADGPTHAGSFDTAFLATLPGFVVMAAADEAELKHMVRTAAAYDAGPISFRYPRGEGVGVDMPARGEILQIGKGRIVKEGTKVALLSFGTRLADCLLASEDLEAAGLSTTVADARFAKPLDRDLIRQLARHHEMLITVEEGSVGGFGSQVMQYLSSEGLLDNGLKIRSLVMPDIWMEQAKPEAMNAHAGLDRAGIVSTVFRALGRGVAVGVAG, encoded by the coding sequence GTGACACAACTGCCGAAGACCCCCCTGCTCGACCAGGTCGTCTATCCCGCCGACCTGCGCAAGCTCGAGGATCGCGACCTGCCGCAGCTTGCCCGCGAGGTCCGGGATGAAATGATCGATGCGGTGTCGCGCACCGGCGGTCATCTCGGCGCCGGCCTCGGCGTGGTCGAGCTGACGATCGCCATCCACAGCGTCTTCGATACGCCCAACGACCGGCTGATCTTCGATGTCGGCCACCAATGCTATCCGCACAAGATTCTCACCGGCCGGCGCGACCGCATCCGCACGCTGCGCCAGGAAAACGGCCTTTCCGGTTTCACCCGCCGGGCCGAGAGCGAATATGATCCGTTCGGGGCAGCGCACTCCTCGACCTCGATCTCGGCCGGCCTCGGCATGGCGATTGCCGCCGATCTCGACAAAACCGACCGCCGCGTCATCGCCGTCATCGGCGACGGGGCGATGTCGGCCGGCATGGCCTATGAGGCGCTGAACAATGCCGGTGCCCTCGATGCCCGCCTCATCGTCATCCTCAACGACAACGACATGTCGATCGCGCCGCCGACCGGCGCAATGAGCGCCTATCTCGCCCGCCTCGCTTCGGGGCGCACCTATATGGGCTTCCGCGACTTCGGCAAGAAGCTGACGGCCTATCTCGGCAAGAATATCGACCGGGCGATCACGCGCGCCGTCGAGCACGCGCGCGGCTACGTCACTGGCGGCACGATGTTCGAGGAGATGGGCTTCTATCATATCGGGCCGATCGACGGGCATTCCTTCGACCATCTGCTGCCGGTGCTGCGCAATGTGCGCGACAATGGCCGCGGGCCGGTGCTGATCCATGTCGTCACCCAGAAGGGCAAGGGTTATCCGCCGGCGGAGGCCGCTGCCGACAAATATCACGGCGTCAACAAGTTCGACGTCATCACGGGCGCGCAGGCGCGGGTCAAGCCGAACGCACCGAGCTATACCAGCGTCTTTGCCGAAGCGCTGGTGCAGGAAGCCGCTCTCGACGACAAGATCGTCGGCATCACCGCCGCCATGCCGAATGGTACCGGTCTCGACAAGCTCGCAGAAGCCTTCCCGTCGCGCTGTTTCGACGTCGGCATCGCCGAACAGCATGCCGTGACCTTTGCCGCCGGCCTTGCGGCGGAAGGCTACAAACCGTTCGCCGCACTCTATTCCACCTTCCTGCAGCGCGCCTATGACCAGGTCGTGCACGATGTGGCGATCCAGGGCCTGCCGGTGCGTTTCCCGATCGACCGCGCCGGCTTCGTCGGCGCCGACGGGCCGACCCATGCCGGCTCCTTCGACACCGCCTTCCTCGCGACCCTGCCCGGCTTCGTGGTGATGGCGGCGGCCGACGAGGCCGAACTCAAGCACATGGTGCGCACGGCAGCCGCCTATGATGCCGGCCCGATCTCCTTCCGCTATCCCCGCGGCGAAGGTGTCGGCGTCGACATGCCGGCGCGCGGCGAAATCCTGCAGATCGGCAAGGGCCGCATCGTCAAGGAAGGCACCAAGGTGGCGCTGCTCTCCTTCGGCACCCGGCTTGCCGACTGCCTGCTCGCCAGCGAAGATCTCGAGGCTGCCGGCCTTTCGACAACGGTCGCCGATGCGCGTTTCGCCAAGCCGCTCGATCGCGACCTGATCCGCCAGCTCGCCCGCCACCACGAGATGCTGATCACCGTCGAGGAAGGCTCGGTCGGCGGCTTCGGCAGCCAGGTGATGCAATACCTTTCGAGCGAAGGCCTGCTCGACAACGGCCTGAAGATCCGCTCGCTCGTCATGCCCGACATCTGGATGGAACAGGCCAAGCCGGAAGCGATGAACGCCCATGCCGGGTTGGACCGCGCCGGGATTGTTTCGACCGTGTTCCGGGCGCTCGGGCGCGGTGTTGCTGTTGGAGTTGCGGGGTAG
- a CDS encoding methyl-accepting chemotaxis protein, with translation MSAKNISLNGKLAATFAALILIFVSVSAFVYSKATASAAASAEQEKSELLVNQIDDALQAMLEQAVNLRGFILFRSDSTYGDVFANRERMLKAIAAARQTAAGEPQLVEMIDGMQKAADLYFHELAEPQTKARKETDMPIEEVVKIGVNATKGQLDGFRQASAKIKATAREKSNALAAIRADANSDLTTTLLAGGIVASLAATLLAWLMSRTIVRPVVGMTAAMDRLAGGQNDIEVPAVERGDEIGRMAQSVLVFKQAAIEKLRLAGETDRMRDDAERQRQASDEQKAREEGELRYAVDALAGGLAGLAVGDVAARIQTPFASQYDSLRNDFNNAVEKLQAALQSVGRNASAINAGAGEIRSAADDLAHRTEQQAAAVEETAAALEQVTTTVRDSAKRAEDVGNLVERTRLGAEKSGDVVRKAVSAMQQIEKSSGEISNIIGVIDDIAFQTNLLALNAGVEAARAGEAGKGFAVVAQEVRELAQRSAKAAKEIKDLITNSGTHVQTGVTLVGETGKALEAIVAEVQEINRNVNAIVTATREQSIGLQEINTAVNNMDQGTQQNAAMVEQQTAASHALAQEASALDELLRQFKLGTEPAASAQRTAVATPASRPVASPARALASQVTKAFAGRQATAAAAVQEEWTEF, from the coding sequence ATGTCTGCCAAAAATATATCCTTGAACGGGAAGCTTGCGGCCACGTTCGCAGCCCTCATTCTGATCTTCGTGTCCGTTTCGGCTTTCGTCTATTCGAAGGCGACGGCGTCGGCGGCCGCCTCCGCCGAGCAGGAAAAATCGGAGCTGCTCGTCAATCAGATCGATGATGCGCTGCAGGCCATGCTCGAGCAGGCGGTCAACCTGCGCGGCTTCATTCTCTTCCGCAGCGACAGCACCTATGGCGACGTCTTCGCCAATCGCGAGCGCATGCTGAAGGCGATCGCCGCCGCCAGGCAGACGGCGGCGGGCGAGCCGCAACTGGTCGAGATGATCGACGGCATGCAGAAGGCCGCCGACCTCTATTTCCATGAACTTGCCGAACCGCAGACCAAGGCGCGCAAGGAAACCGACATGCCGATCGAAGAGGTCGTCAAGATCGGCGTCAACGCCACCAAGGGTCAGCTCGATGGTTTCCGCCAGGCGTCCGCCAAGATCAAGGCCACCGCCCGCGAAAAGTCGAATGCGCTCGCCGCGATCCGGGCCGATGCCAACAGCGATCTGACGACGACGCTGCTGGCCGGGGGCATCGTCGCCTCGCTTGCCGCCACCCTTCTTGCCTGGCTGATGTCGCGCACCATCGTCCGCCCGGTCGTCGGCATGACCGCCGCCATGGATCGTCTCGCCGGCGGTCAGAACGACATCGAAGTCCCGGCCGTCGAACGCGGCGACGAAATCGGCCGCATGGCCCAGTCGGTTCTCGTCTTCAAGCAGGCGGCGATCGAGAAGCTGCGTCTTGCCGGTGAAACCGACCGCATGCGCGACGATGCAGAGCGCCAGCGCCAGGCAAGCGATGAGCAGAAGGCGCGCGAGGAGGGCGAGCTCCGCTACGCCGTCGACGCTTTGGCCGGTGGCCTGGCCGGCCTTGCCGTCGGCGATGTCGCCGCCCGCATCCAGACGCCCTTCGCATCGCAATATGACAGCCTGCGCAACGACTTCAATAATGCCGTGGAAAAGCTTCAGGCGGCACTCCAGTCGGTCGGCCGCAATGCCTCGGCCATCAATGCCGGCGCCGGCGAGATCCGCTCGGCCGCCGACGATCTTGCCCATCGCACCGAGCAGCAAGCCGCCGCGGTCGAAGAGACCGCCGCAGCGCTCGAGCAGGTGACGACGACGGTGCGCGACAGCGCCAAGCGCGCCGAGGATGTCGGCAATCTCGTCGAGCGCACCCGCCTCGGCGCCGAAAAATCAGGTGATGTCGTCCGCAAGGCGGTCTCGGCAATGCAGCAGATCGAAAAGTCCTCGGGCGAAATCTCCAACATCATCGGTGTCATCGACGACATCGCCTTCCAGACCAACCTCCTGGCGCTGAACGCTGGCGTCGAGGCCGCACGCGCCGGTGAGGCAGGCAAGGGCTTTGCCGTCGTTGCCCAGGAAGTGCGCGAACTGGCGCAGCGTTCCGCCAAGGCTGCAAAGGAAATCAAGGACCTGATCACCAATTCCGGCACCCATGTCCAGACCGGCGTCACGCTGGTCGGCGAAACCGGCAAGGCGCTGGAAGCGATCGTCGCCGAGGTGCAGGAGATCAACCGCAACGTCAACGCGATCGTCACCGCCACGCGCGAACAGTCGATCGGGCTGCAGGAGATCAACACCGCCGTCAACAACATGGATCAGGGCACGCAGCAGAATGCGGCGATGGTCGAGCAGCAGACCGCTGCAAGCCATGCGCTTGCCCAGGAAGCAAGCGCCCTGGACGAGCTGCTGCGCCAGTTCAAGCTCGGAACCGAGCCTGCCGCTTCGGCCCAGAGGACGGCAGTCGCGACACCTGCCTCCCGCCCGGTCGCCTCTCCGGCCCGCGCCCTTGCCAGCCAGGTCACCAAGGCCTTCGCCGGGCGCCAGGCAACCGCCGCAGCTGCGGTGCAGGAGGAGTGGACGGAGTTCTGA
- a CDS encoding TlyA family RNA methyltransferase, protein MLATDGFAGHSQPMSAQNSQRLDQLLVSRGLFASRSRARDAVQRGTVRIGGQLVTKAGALFGDDAEIEIHDPAQAYVSRAALKLAAALDHFRLDPAGHHCLDIGASTGGFTEVLLQRGAAHVTAIDVGHGQMHPRISADPRVTNREGLNARSLSADDIGEPATFIVSDVSFISLKLALAPALDLAAPGAVAVLLVKPQFEAGREAIGKGGLLKEPSSAPAVASELERWFTEDMGWKSLGLIPSPIPGGDGNREYLLAGLKA, encoded by the coding sequence ATGCTTGCAACCGACGGCTTTGCCGGTCATTCACAGCCGATGTCAGCTCAGAACAGCCAACGCCTCGACCAGCTTCTCGTCTCCCGCGGCCTCTTTGCCAGCCGCTCGCGGGCGCGCGACGCCGTGCAGCGCGGCACCGTCAGGATCGGCGGCCAGCTTGTAACCAAGGCCGGCGCGCTCTTCGGCGACGATGCCGAGATCGAGATCCACGACCCGGCACAGGCTTACGTCTCACGCGCCGCATTGAAGCTCGCCGCCGCTCTCGACCATTTCCGGCTCGATCCTGCCGGCCATCACTGTCTCGATATCGGCGCTTCCACCGGCGGTTTCACCGAGGTGCTGCTGCAGCGGGGTGCTGCGCATGTCACCGCCATCGATGTCGGGCATGGGCAGATGCATCCGCGGATCTCGGCCGATCCGCGGGTGACGAACCGCGAGGGCCTCAACGCCCGCAGTCTCAGCGCCGACGATATCGGCGAGCCCGCCACCTTCATCGTCTCCGACGTCTCCTTCATCTCGCTGAAGCTGGCGCTGGCGCCGGCGCTTGATCTCGCCGCGCCGGGCGCCGTTGCCGTGCTGCTCGTCAAGCCGCAGTTCGAGGCCGGGCGCGAGGCGATCGGCAAGGGCGGGCTTTTGAAAGAACCCTCCTCTGCTCCCGCGGTTGCCTCCGAGCTGGAGCGCTGGTTCACCGAGGACATGGGCTGGAAGAGCCTCGGCCTCATCCCCTCGCCGATACCAGGCGGCGACGGCAATCGGGAATACCTTCTGGCAGGATTGAAAGCGTGA